One genomic segment of Motacilla alba alba isolate MOTALB_02 chromosome 1A, Motacilla_alba_V1.0_pri, whole genome shotgun sequence includes these proteins:
- the LOC119708344 gene encoding probable G-protein coupled receptor 19, whose translation MDNSSGPVLVLTLLLLQNTSSPKASSPPAGYEMAEPPVPGASPSRNHSLVEYGLRPGEIVAAGVVWGVLWLISVLGNFLVCLVIHRSRRTQSTTNYFVVSMACADLVSSVGSAPFLLLQLSSGRWMLGSGVCRLVRYIQYLTPGVQIYVLLAISVDRFYTIVYPLSFKVSRGKAKKMILASWLCGALFASPACFLYGSNSDQHCNFFLPSSWQGSAYSIIHLLLVFMIPSLFIILFYQKVIKYIWRIGTDGMTVRRTTNIVPRTKVKTIKMFLMLNSMFLLSWLPFFMVQLWHPQETDYRKSSLLFLAITWISFSSSASKPTLYSIYNANFRRGMKETFCMSAMKCYRSNAYTITTSSRIAKKNHVGIADIPATAKSVTKDSTYDAFNREAKERKLAWPIPSNPPNTFV comes from the coding sequence ATGGATAACAGCAGTGGTCCTGTTCTTGTCCTTaccttgctcctgctgcagaatACGAGCAGCCCCAaagcctcctctcctcctgctggcTACGAGATGGCAGAACCTCCAGTCccaggagccagccccagcaggaacCACTCTCTGGTAGAGTATGGGCTGAGGCCGGGGGAAATCGTAGCCGCCGGCGTGGTTTGGGGAGTGCTGTGGCTGATCTCTGTCTTGGGAAACTTCCTCGTTTGCTTAGTGatccacaggagcaggaggacacAGTCCACCACCAACTACTTTGTGGTGTCCATGGCCTGCGCCGACCTCGTGAGCAGCGTGGGGAGCGcgcccttcctgctgctgcagctgagctcgGGGCGGTGGATGCTGGGCAGCGGCGTGTGCCGGCTGGTCAGGTACATCCAGTACCTCACGCCCGGGGTCCAGATCTACGTGCTCCTCGCCATCAGCGTGGATCGATTCTACACCATTGTCTACCCCCTGAGCTTCAAAGTGTCCAGGGGGAAAGCCAAAAAAATGATTTTGGCCTCCTGGCTCTGTGGTGCTCTGTTTGCATCACCAGCCTGTTTTCTCTACGGCTCCAACAGCGACCAGCACTGcaacttttttctccccagttctTGGCAAGGATCTGCCTACAGTATCATCCACCTCCTCTTGGTGTTTATGATCCCATCCCTCTTCATTATCCTTTTTTACCAGAAAGTCATTAAGTACATTTGGAGAATAGGCACGGATGGAATGACTGTCAGGAGAACAACAAATATTGTTCCGAGAACAAAAGTGAAAACCATCAAGATGTTCTTAATGTTAAACTCAATGTttctcctgtcctggctgccttTCTTCATGGTACAGTTGTGGCACCCACAGGAAACAGACTACAGAAAGAGCTCCTTGCTTTTCCTGGCCATCACCTGGATCTCTTTCAGTTCCTCAGCCTCTAAGCCAACCCTCTACTCCATCTATAATGCAAACTTCAGAAGAGGGATGAAAGAAACTTTTTGCATGTCTGCCATGAAATGCTACAGAAGCAATGCATACACCATCACCACCAGTTCCAggatagcaaaaaaaaatcatgttggTATTGCAGATATTCCAGCTACAGCCAAAAGTGTCACCAAAGACTCCACCTATGATGCTTTTAACAGAGAAGCCAAGGAAAGAAAGCTTGCCTGGCCTATTCCGTCCAATCCCCCAAATACGTTTGTCTAG